In Yarrowia lipolytica chromosome 1F, complete sequence, a genomic segment contains:
- a CDS encoding uncharacterized protein (Compare to YALI0F14949g, similar to uniprot|P38279 Saccharomyces cerevisiae YBR147w, similar to Saccharomyces cerevisiae YBR147W and YOL092W; ancestral locus Anc_3.105) — MSTLRTQLAGICGSTSLACWIVVLLPQLIEQWRLQSAEGIAIGFILVWLVGDITNLAGALWAGLRSNVVFLAVWFCFADGLIIASYVYYTYYKPPPPAENENETEPLLNRRGSDAVLQPIVENTSTESRWVRYGVPVVLVFAAGTVGYFLSNDSGEPPAEDPPMPVGAEILGYLSAALYLLARIPQIIRNTRRKSVEGLSLLFFIFSLLGNLTYAGYILLFSTEWDYVVKYMPWLIGSLGTIVEDLIIFAQFAAYNGSTQHHVSAILD, encoded by the coding sequence ATGTCGACTCTACGAACACAACTGGCCGGAATCTGCGGCTCCACGTCGCTGGCATGCTGGATCGTTGTCCTTCTGCCCCAACTCATCGAGCAATGGCGCCTGCAGTCCGCTGAAGGCATTGCGATTGGATTTATTCTTGTCTGGCTGGTGGGAGATATCACCAACCTCGCAGGAGCCCTGTGGGCGGGTTTGCGATCCAATGTGGTCTTCCTGGCGGTATGGTTCTGCTTCGCCGACGGCTTGATCATTGCCTCCTACGTCTATTACACCTACTACAAGCCCCCACCACCAGCGGagaacgagaacgagaccGAGCCTCTGCTTAACCGACGGGGTAGCGATGCCGTTCTGCAACCCATCGTCGAGAACACCTCCACCGAGAGCCGATGGGTCCGATACGGTGTCCCCGTGGTTCTGGTCTTTGCTGCCGGAACTGTCGGCTACTTCCTCTCCAACGACAGCGGAGAGCCCCCTGCCGAAGACCCCCCTATGCCCGTTGGTGCCGAGATTCTAGGATACCTGTCTGCCGCTCTCTATCTGCTGGCCCGAATCCCCCAGATCATCCGAAACACCCGACGAAAGTCCGTCGAGGGTCTCTCTCTGCTgttcttcatcttctcgcTCCTTGGTAACCTCACCTATGCCGGCTACATCCTACTCTTCTCTACCGAGTGGGACTACGTTGTCAAGTACATGCCCTGGCTCATTGGTTCCCTTGGAACAATCGTCGAAGATCTCATCATCTTTGCCCAGTTTGCTGCCTACAACGGAAGCACACAACATCACGTTTCGGCCATCCTGGATTAA
- a CDS encoding uncharacterized protein (Compare to YALI0F14927g, similar to uniprot|P53008 Saccharomyces cerevisiae YGL027c CWH41 ER glucosidase I, similar to Saccharomyces cerevisiae CWH41 (YGL027C); ancestral locus Anc_4.90): MHFSTVIVAALTLLVVNAASNDTLLWGPYRPNLYFGVKPKLRESLLSGLMWFNADSFNHIHTIRHECEQGDNMASFGWHEYDSRLGGRQLIEDVNHDVDITTEFVTSEDGESWGVRVSGKRRQKKDGITSLVFYSGLEGKGDLNGPTPSAKGYKDIVELEGNSPDLGQFTVTITEKGKKNVHPDEDHPIAEKMIMDNLQHASLKVPTGNVWKAKGVFLTLLQERIARLSEKYPETDQVPAAWVLQVEDQGMKGNLHFVQLTFEGDFEFDVLYNTKGAMLQLNSENLSEEISRNSEIFNTKFDSIFPVNAPFDTPKHAIFAKNMFSNLLGGVGHFSGSSLVNRKASEEYDEDEERFWEGATHSSSAVGEEEGPFELLTTVPSRPFFPRGFYWDEGFHLIPVLEYDSDVALNILDSWMNLMDEDGWIAREQILGPEARSKVPAEFQVQFPHYANPPTLLLLISRAIEKFESHQRGETARQVRDQYATEYSLGDSLISSPEKFAAFLEKLYPKLQLHFDWFRTTQKGEVKEWDREAFSKREGYRWRGRTKTHCLTSGLDDYPRAETPHAGELHVDLLSWIGLMARSLKDVAQFLDKPADVKKYAKIENAIVQNLDDLHWSEDEQAYCDATIDDYEENAHVCHKGYVSLSPFFLKHINPKSEKLPAVLDLISDPNELWSDYGLRSLSKSSPLFGTNENYWRGPIWMNINYLVLDALKHYGENPEVDPKVRKQAADIYYKLRQNTVKNVHKQWKKTGYGWEQYNEETGAAQGVKHFTGWTSLVVSIMGMPEKLDV; this comes from the coding sequence ATGCACTTTTCCACCGTGATTGTCGCAGCGCTCACGCTACTGGTGGTCAATGCCGCCTCCAACGACACGCTGCTGTGGGGCCCGTACCGACCCAACCTGTATTTCGGTGTCAAGCCCAAGCTCCGAGAATCACTGCTCTCTGGTCTCATGTGGTTCAATGCAGACTCTTTTAACCACATCCACACCATTCGGCATGAGTGCGAGCAGGGCGACAACATGGCTTCATTCGGCTGGCACGAGTACGACTCTCGCCTGGGAGGCCGACAGTTGATTGAAGATGTTAACCATGATGTAGACATCACCACAGAGTTTGTCACCTCTGAGGATGGAGAGTCCTGGGGTGTTCGAGTGAGCGGCAAGCGACgacagaagaaggatgGAATCACTTCCCTGGTGTTCTACTCTGGTCTTGAGGGCAAGGGCGACCTGAATGGTCCTACTCCTTCTGCCAAGGGATACAAGGATATTGTGGAGCTTGAAGGTAACTCCCCTGATCTGGGCCAATTCACCGTCACCATCACTGAGAAGGGAAAGAAGAACGTCCATCCTGATGAGGACCACCCCATTGCCGAGAAGATGATCATGGATAACCTTCAGCATGCTTCTCTCAAGGTCCCCACTGGCAATGTTTGGAAGGCCAAGGGAGTCTTTTTGACCCTTCTGCAGGAGCGAATTGCCAGACTGTCCGAGAAGTACCCCGAGACCGATCAGGTTCCCGCCGCCTGGGTTCTGCAGGTTGAGGACCAGGGCATGAAGGGCAACCTGCACTTCGTCCAGTTGACCTTTGAGGGAGATTTTGAGTTCGATGTTCTCTACAACACCAAGGGAGCCATGCTTCAATTGAACTCCGAAAACCTCAGTGAAGAGATTTCCCGAAACTCTGAGATTTTCAACACTAAGTTCGACTCCATTTTCCCCGTTAACGCTCCTTTCGACACCCCCAAGCATGCTATCTTCGCCAAGAACATGTTTTCTAACCTCCTTGGAGGAGTCGGCCACttttctggctcttctctGGTTAACCGAAAGGCTTCTGAGGAgtacgacgaggacgaggaacGGTTCTGGGAGGGAGCTACccactcttcttctgctgttGGTGAAGAGGAAGGCCCCTTCGAGCTCCTGACTACAGTCCCGTCTCGACCTTTCTTCCCTCGAGGATTCTACTGGGACGAGGGCTTCCATCTCATTCCAGTTCTCGAATACGACTCCGATGTCGCTCTTAACATCTTGGACTCTTGGATGAACCTCATGGATGAAGATGGCTGGATCGCCCGAGAGCAAATTCTCGGCCCTGAGGCTCGATCCAAGGTGCCTGCCGAGTTTCAGGTTCAGTTCCCCCATTACGCCAACCCTCCtactctgctgctgctgattTCCCGAGCCATTGAGAAGTTCGAGAGCCACCAGCGAGGTGAGACTGCCCGACAGGTGCGAGATCAGTACGCCACCGAATACTCTCTCGGTGACTCTCTCATTTCTTCCCCCGAGAAGTTTGCTGCTTTCCTTGAGAAGCTCTACCCCAAGCTACAACTGCACTTTGACTGGTTCCGCACCACCCAGAAGGGAGAGGTCAAGGAGTGGGACCGAGAGGCCTTTTCCAAGCGAGAGGGATACCGATGGAGAGGTCGAACTAAGACCCACTGTCTGACTTCGGGCCTAGATGACTACCCTCGAGCTGAGACTCCCCATGCTGGTGAGCTCCACGTCGACCTTCTCTCTTGGATCGGTCTTATGGCCCGATCTCTCAAGGATGTCGCCCAATTCCTGGATAAGCCTGCTGATGTGAAGAAGTACGCCAAAATTGAGAATGCCATTGTCCAAAACCTTGACGACCTTCACTGGAGTGAAGATGAGCAGGCCTACTGTGACGCCACCATTGACGACTACGAGGAGAACGCCCACGTGTGCCACAAGGGCTACGTTTCTCTGTCTCCCTTCTTCCTCAAGCATATTAACCCCAAGTCCGAGAAGCTCCCTGCTGTTCTTGATCTGATCTCGGATCCCAACGAGCTTTGGAGTGACTACGGACTGCGATCCTTGTCCAAATCCTCTCCCTTGTTCGGTACCAATGAGAACTACTGGCGAGGGCCCATCTGGATGAACATCAACTatcttgttcttgatgCACTGAAGCACTACGGAGAGAACCCTGAGGTTGATCCTAAGGTGCGAAAGCAGGCTGCCGACATCTACTACAAACTGCGACAGAACACCGTTAAGAACGTCCACAagcagtggaagaagactgGCTACGGCTGGGAGCAGTACAACGAGGAGACCGGTGCTGCCCAGGGAGTGAAGCATTTTACTGGATGGACTTCTCTGGTTGTCAGCATTATGGGTATGCCCGAGAAGTTGGATGTCTGA
- a CDS encoding uncharacterized protein (Compare to YALI0F14905g, similar to Saccharomyces cerevisiae YCL012C; ancestral locus Anc_1.407, similar to uniprot|Q7SBB4 Neurospora crassa NCU06209.1 hypothetical protein): protein MDIPWGFEIFLLLLMVGASIGLYLTRRMWLPIVQHPSEIYTRLGWSEGSSFRDDLESGLTSDYFDLNENISAGDSRAGLDQVSKKAIQKIMKRNPGMTFDEARAKYTKERFRDNGIGADGRPTDPKAVFFS, encoded by the coding sequence ATGGACATTCCATGGGGGTTTGAGATatttctcctccttctcatgGTAGGTGCTTCTATTGGTCTGTACCTCACGCGACGCATGTGGCTTCCCATTGTCCAGCACCCCTCAGAGATTTACACACGACTGGGGTGGAGTGAAGGAAGCTCATTCAGAGATGATCTCGAGTCGGGACTCACGTCGGACTATTTCGATCTCAACGAAAACATTTCTGCGGGAGATTCGAGAGCTGGTTTGGACCAGGtgtccaagaaggccatcCAGAAGATCATGAAGAGAAACCCCGGCATGACTTTTGACGAGGCCCGAGCCAAATATACAAAAGAGCGGTTTCGAGATAACGGCATTGGAGCCGATGGTCGGCCCACCGACCCCAAGgctgtcttcttctcataG
- a CDS encoding uncharacterized protein (Compare to YALI0F14971g, no similarity possibly noncoding) has product MFGWSRDMISYFSTENPREVILAFLVATALFELFQLDFPPLEGRGIYYCSTQHSSSYSRVVSVLCQTKFGPTSYVYRVVLFSLKGDTRKSLQSAGCTLFPHVKVGGALTV; this is encoded by the coding sequence ATGTTTggctggtcacgtgacatgaTTAGCTATTTTTCCACGGAGAATCCACGGGAAGTTATTCTTGCATTTTTGGTCGCTACAGCGCTTTTTGAGCTTTTCCAATTGGATTTTCCGCCCTTGGAGGGGAGGGGGATTTATTACTGTAGCACACAGCACAgtagtagctacagtagagtTGTTTCCGTACTTTGTCAAACAAAGTTCGGCCCCACATCTTACGTCTACAGGGTCGTCTTATTTAGTCTTAAAGGCGATACAAGAAAAAGCCTGCAAAGTGCGGGATGCACCTTATTCCCGCATGTGAAGGTGGGAGGTGCGCTCACAGTTTGA